The Tautonia rosea genome contains a region encoding:
- the waaF gene encoding lipopolysaccharide heptosyltransferase II produces the protein MRIVVFCPNLVGDTVMATPTLRALRQGFPTARISGMIKPNVAPTLDGAPWLDDLIPFHPKSADPDQRMPGVISRLRDERYDLAILLPNSIRSALMAWLGGVERRVGYARGGRGLLLTDHLHAPRDPRGRFSPVPIVEYYLALARHLHCPVDSLACELFTTADDEQAADLAWQRLGLLGDRPVVCLNTGGAFGPAKNWPDAHFATLARRLVSELGVKVLVVCGPAERASARAIVAGASHPDVVSLAEEPVSIGLTKASVRRSALLVTTDSGPRHFAAGFGVPVVSLFGPTHIAWTRTYHPLAIHLQQPVPCGPCQKPVCPLGHHRCMTELHPDAVFEASRRLLSRPSSRRAA, from the coding sequence ATGCGGATCGTCGTCTTCTGCCCGAACCTCGTCGGCGACACCGTTATGGCCACGCCGACCCTGAGAGCCCTCCGCCAGGGGTTCCCGACCGCCCGGATCTCCGGAATGATCAAGCCGAACGTCGCCCCGACGCTCGATGGCGCTCCCTGGCTCGACGACCTCATCCCCTTTCACCCCAAATCAGCCGACCCCGACCAACGGATGCCCGGTGTCATTTCCCGGTTGCGTGACGAGCGGTACGACCTCGCCATCTTGCTGCCGAACTCGATCCGATCGGCCCTCATGGCCTGGCTCGGAGGCGTCGAGCGCCGGGTCGGCTACGCTCGGGGCGGTCGCGGCCTCCTGCTGACCGACCACCTCCACGCCCCCCGCGATCCTCGGGGCCGTTTCTCCCCCGTGCCGATCGTCGAGTATTACCTCGCCCTCGCTCGTCACTTGCACTGCCCGGTCGATTCGCTTGCCTGCGAGCTGTTCACGACCGCCGACGACGAGCAGGCCGCCGACCTTGCCTGGCAGCGGCTCGGCCTGCTCGGCGATCGGCCGGTCGTCTGCCTGAACACGGGAGGCGCTTTCGGCCCGGCGAAGAACTGGCCCGACGCCCACTTCGCCACCCTCGCCCGTCGTCTGGTGAGCGAGCTTGGGGTGAAGGTGCTTGTCGTCTGCGGTCCTGCCGAACGGGCCTCGGCTCGGGCAATCGTTGCTGGGGCCTCGCATCCCGACGTGGTCAGCCTGGCCGAGGAACCGGTGAGCATCGGCCTGACCAAGGCCAGTGTTCGCCGATCGGCCCTGCTCGTCACCACCGACTCCGGCCCCCGCCACTTCGCCGCTGGCTTCGGTGTGCCGGTCGTCAGCCTTTTCGGCCCAACCCACATTGCCTGGACACGCACCTATCACCCCCTGGCCATCCACCTGCAACAGCCTGTGCCTTGCGGGCCGTGCCAGAAACCCGTCTGCCCGCTCGGCCACCACCGATGCATGACCGAACTGCACCCCGATGCCGTCTTCGAGGCCAGCCGACGCCTCCTCTCCCGGCCGTCCTCCCGCCGAGCGGCCTGA
- a CDS encoding ArnT family glycosyltransferase, which yields MIPRHRPLIAILVLTACLHVVGMIRTPLPSQDGLKFIRIAREFGEQPWADVVRNADQHPLYPALIAALHPFIAPRIADTPDSWRIAAQGVSMLAMLAAIPPFFFLARRCVGRQSAVLATVLFPILPLFAELGHETLSDATALAFAVGALAFGTQALTTGDSRAAIASGLCAGLGYLARPEVAAVLLALLAAGALSWIAPFRTLLRTAFDRHLPLLAPKHSVHPGPLPALGETAAAIRQPSPSLARERVAERRVRGSSVSGVLAERSRSLPRTLLAITGFLLPFLVLLGAYASIKGTVSEKLSLRFATGLGNGTGVSRTVPLWVPPGLDDPRWDFAPKEESNAPGRLSLIPASVLVARRATEATAWLLVPLACWGAWHHRGPRRSRPARQSLGLLAFGFLAILIRHTMTTGYLSDRHCALLVVAIVPWSAVGLLDLARRWADRRALVPARRQRLARLALVMLLVGVAALQLKPGHASRWGYQQAGQWLAQRAGPGDAVLDTRGWAAFVSNLRSYGPWHIRQALTDEKLAYVVISEDELTARSRRAETLAALLDYAAEPVAAFPERQGDDTIGVRVYRYARPESWEGILR from the coding sequence GTGATCCCCCGCCATCGACCGCTGATCGCCATACTCGTGCTCACCGCCTGCCTGCACGTCGTGGGGATGATCCGCACCCCCCTCCCCTCGCAGGATGGCCTGAAATTCATCCGGATCGCCCGCGAGTTCGGCGAGCAGCCCTGGGCCGACGTCGTCCGCAACGCCGACCAGCACCCGCTCTATCCCGCCCTGATCGCCGCCTTGCATCCGTTCATCGCCCCGAGGATCGCCGACACCCCCGACTCGTGGCGGATCGCTGCGCAAGGGGTCTCGATGCTGGCGATGCTTGCCGCCATCCCCCCCTTCTTTTTCCTGGCCCGTCGTTGCGTCGGACGGCAATCGGCCGTGCTCGCCACCGTGCTGTTCCCGATCCTCCCGCTGTTTGCCGAACTCGGCCACGAAACGCTCAGCGATGCGACCGCGCTGGCGTTTGCCGTCGGTGCCCTCGCCTTTGGAACACAAGCACTGACCACCGGAGATTCCCGAGCAGCGATCGCGAGCGGCCTCTGCGCTGGCCTCGGCTACCTCGCCCGCCCCGAGGTCGCCGCAGTCCTCCTCGCTCTCCTCGCGGCCGGCGCCCTGTCCTGGATTGCTCCCTTCCGAACCCTTTTGCGCACCGCGTTCGACCGCCACTTACCCCTTCTGGCTCCGAAACACTCCGTTCACCCCGGCCCTCTCCCCGCTCTCGGAGAGACTGCGGCGGCCATTCGTCAACCCTCGCCATCGCTCGCGAGGGAGCGGGTGGCCGAACGCCGGGTGAGGGGGTCCTCCGTTTCCGGCGTGCTTGCGGAACGGAGTCGAAGTCTTCCGCGAACGCTGCTCGCAATCACCGGATTCCTGCTGCCGTTTCTGGTCCTGCTCGGTGCGTATGCCTCCATCAAGGGAACCGTCTCCGAGAAGCTCTCGCTCCGCTTCGCCACGGGTTTGGGAAACGGCACCGGTGTTTCGCGCACAGTGCCACTCTGGGTCCCTCCGGGACTTGACGACCCACGCTGGGACTTCGCCCCGAAGGAAGAATCGAACGCCCCCGGCCGACTCTCCCTCATCCCCGCCTCGGTCCTCGTGGCCCGTCGCGCCACCGAGGCAACCGCCTGGCTCCTCGTTCCCCTGGCCTGCTGGGGAGCCTGGCACCATCGCGGCCCCCGCCGATCGCGTCCGGCCCGCCAATCACTTGGTTTGCTCGCATTCGGCTTCCTGGCCATCCTGATCCGACACACGATGACCACCGGGTACCTGTCCGATCGCCACTGCGCTCTGCTCGTGGTGGCCATTGTCCCGTGGTCGGCCGTTGGGCTGCTCGATCTGGCCCGACGATGGGCCGATCGTCGCGCACTCGTTCCCGCACGTCGGCAACGCTTGGCAAGACTGGCCCTTGTCATGCTCCTCGTGGGTGTTGCGGCCCTTCAGCTCAAGCCCGGGCACGCGAGCCGATGGGGCTATCAGCAGGCCGGACAGTGGCTCGCCCAGCGAGCCGGACCGGGCGACGCCGTGCTCGATACCCGAGGCTGGGCCGCCTTTGTTTCCAATCTGCGATCGTACGGCCCATGGCACATTCGCCAGGCGTTGACCGACGAAAAGCTTGCGTATGTCGTCATTTCTGAGGACGAGCTCACCGCCAGAAGCCGCCGCGCCGAGACGCTCGCCGCCCTGCTCGACTATGCCGCCGAACCGGTCGCCGCCTTCCCCGAACGGCAAGGGGACGACACCATCGGCGTTCGAGTTTACCGCTACGCTCGGCCCGAGTCGTGGGAGGGAATCCTTCGATGA
- a CDS encoding SGNH/GDSL hydrolase family protein — translation MPHVVLLGDSIFDNAAYVPGGPSVLDHLQKHLRPSWRVTQLAVDGASTEDVARQLKGLPRDATHLVVSTGGNDALGARSWILHEPADSVAEVLTALNAIRDAFQAAYRAMLDRLQSLHKAVTVCTIYDAIPGLSPAERAGLSVFNEVILREASRSIVSVIDLRLACNDPDDFSTLSPIEPSAFGGGKIARLIRRVVAEQDVSNLAARIYR, via the coding sequence ATGCCCCACGTCGTCTTGCTCGGAGACTCGATCTTCGACAACGCCGCGTATGTGCCGGGAGGGCCGTCGGTCCTCGATCATCTGCAGAAGCATCTGCGCCCAAGCTGGCGGGTCACGCAGCTGGCCGTCGATGGTGCATCTACCGAGGACGTGGCCCGACAGCTCAAGGGTCTTCCCCGAGACGCGACGCATCTGGTCGTGAGCACAGGAGGCAACGATGCGCTTGGCGCTCGCTCCTGGATCCTGCACGAGCCGGCCGACTCCGTGGCCGAGGTGCTCACCGCCCTGAACGCGATCCGGGACGCGTTCCAGGCCGCTTATCGGGCCATGCTCGACCGACTTCAGTCATTGCACAAAGCCGTTACGGTCTGCACCATTTACGATGCGATCCCCGGCCTCTCCCCCGCCGAACGGGCTGGGCTGTCCGTGTTCAATGAAGTGATCCTTCGCGAGGCGTCGCGTTCCATCGTCTCGGTGATCGACCTCCGCCTGGCGTGCAACGACCCCGACGACTTTTCAACGCTCTCCCCGATCGAGCCTTCCGCCTTCGGAGGCGGTAAAATCGCCCGCCTGATCCGTCGGGTCGTGGCCGAGCAAGACGTCTCAAACCTCGCCGCCCGGATTTACCGCTGA
- a CDS encoding NAD-dependent epimerase/dehydratase family protein: protein MSTWLVTGGSGFLGHHLLNRMVCSDLGITRLIALGRRPPEGWPADAFLRADLNDPASLSRALATVRPRVVLHLAGLTPPADEATLHRVNAGGTLALLRALQAIGRPCRIVSAGSAAELGPVPEALLPANETIPCRPDSPYGLSKWFASQATVASPRPIEGIAARIFNPIGPGMPSSQAFGRFAAQLAAPSPDPLSLQTGNLDARRDLIDARDVADALIALALRGHPGRVYHVGTGSSHRIGDGLHRLIALSGRRVVVSSDPNPGPGPVDSRACIAAIRRDTGWSPRIPIDESLADLWNSVRPRSLRPDAPHPPPSPNHRSESTPIACHPSTD from the coding sequence ATGTCCACCTGGCTCGTCACCGGAGGCTCCGGATTTCTTGGCCATCATCTGTTGAATCGGATGGTCTGTTCCGATCTCGGGATCACTCGGCTAATCGCCCTCGGCCGTCGGCCCCCTGAGGGCTGGCCCGCCGACGCCTTCCTCCGCGCCGACCTCAACGACCCCGCCAGCCTCTCCCGAGCCCTCGCCACCGTACGACCGAGGGTCGTTCTCCACCTCGCCGGCCTAACTCCTCCGGCCGACGAGGCGACCTTGCACCGCGTCAATGCGGGCGGGACCCTGGCCTTGCTGCGGGCCTTACAGGCGATCGGCCGGCCTTGCCGGATCGTCAGCGCCGGATCAGCTGCCGAGCTGGGTCCTGTCCCCGAAGCCTTGCTTCCCGCCAACGAGACGATCCCCTGCCGACCCGATTCCCCCTACGGCCTGAGCAAGTGGTTCGCCTCCCAGGCCACCGTCGCCAGCCCCAGGCCGATTGAGGGAATCGCCGCCCGCATCTTCAACCCGATCGGCCCGGGCATGCCGTCCTCCCAGGCCTTCGGCCGCTTCGCCGCGCAGCTTGCCGCGCCGAGCCCCGACCCGCTCTCCCTTCAGACCGGAAACCTCGACGCCCGCCGCGACCTGATCGACGCCCGAGACGTGGCCGACGCCCTGATTGCGCTGGCCCTCCGTGGTCATCCGGGACGGGTCTATCACGTCGGGACCGGCTCCTCGCACCGCATCGGCGACGGTCTTCACCGCCTCATCGCCCTGAGCGGCCGTCGCGTGGTCGTCTCCTCCGACCCGAACCCCGGCCCCGGCCCGGTCGACTCCCGCGCCTGCATTGCCGCCATCAGGCGAGACACCGGCTGGTCTCCTCGCATCCCGATCGACGAGAGCCTGGCCGACCTCTGGAACTCGGTTCGCCCCCGATCCCTCCGGCCCGATGCTCCTCACCCCCCGCCGTCTCCCAACCATCGCTCCGAATCGACGCCGATCGCCTGCCACCCATCGACCGACTGA
- the lpxK gene encoding tetraacyldisaccharide 4'-kinase produces MDRIAFHRLIRGETLGPRAAMARAALRVASAGYRIGITSRNARFDRGRGVERAEVPVVSIGNITVGGTGKTPMVEYACRHFRRLGLRVAILSRGYGATEGLNDEGLVLDANLPDVPHFQDPDRVSLARIAVEECESQVLVLDDGFQHRRLARDLDIVLIDALDPFGLGHLLPRGLLREPIRSLRRAGVVVLSRADLVSPDDRRAIRAEAERHAGPLPWAEARHAPRDLIDDAGQAFLLDLARSGPVVAFCGLGNPEGFRRTVLGLGANLVAFRTFPDHHPYDRSDVDSLISWAREHQASLALTTQKDSVKLRLDHLGPVPLRAVRIGLELLDGADLLDASLDRIAAKAPLDPGP; encoded by the coding sequence ATGGATCGCATCGCCTTTCACCGACTCATCCGGGGCGAAACGCTTGGCCCCCGAGCTGCGATGGCAAGGGCGGCGCTCCGGGTCGCCTCCGCGGGCTACCGCATCGGAATCACGTCCCGGAACGCTCGGTTTGATCGCGGCCGGGGGGTGGAACGGGCCGAGGTGCCGGTCGTCTCGATCGGTAACATCACCGTCGGCGGCACCGGCAAGACGCCGATGGTCGAATACGCCTGTCGACACTTCCGCAGGCTCGGCCTCCGCGTCGCCATCCTCAGCCGAGGCTACGGCGCGACCGAGGGTCTCAACGATGAGGGGCTCGTCCTCGACGCCAACCTGCCCGACGTCCCCCACTTTCAGGACCCCGACCGCGTCTCCCTGGCCCGGATCGCCGTGGAGGAGTGTGAATCCCAGGTCCTCGTCCTCGACGACGGCTTCCAGCACCGTCGGCTCGCCCGAGATCTCGACATCGTCCTGATCGACGCCCTCGACCCGTTCGGCCTCGGCCATCTGCTCCCCCGCGGCCTGCTCCGCGAGCCGATCCGCTCCCTCCGTCGCGCCGGGGTCGTGGTGCTTTCGCGGGCCGACCTTGTTTCCCCCGACGATCGCCGCGCGATTCGGGCCGAGGCCGAACGCCACGCCGGGCCCCTGCCCTGGGCCGAGGCGCGTCACGCGCCCCGCGACCTGATCGACGATGCCGGCCAGGCGTTTCTGCTCGATCTTGCCCGATCCGGCCCGGTCGTCGCCTTCTGCGGGCTCGGGAATCCGGAAGGGTTTCGCCGCACCGTCCTTGGCCTCGGGGCGAACCTCGTCGCCTTCCGGACCTTCCCCGACCATCATCCGTACGATCGCTCGGATGTCGATTCCCTAATTTCCTGGGCTCGCGAGCATCAGGCCAGCCTGGCCTTGACCACGCAGAAAGATTCGGTCAAGCTTCGTCTCGATCATCTGGGGCCTGTTCCCCTGCGCGCGGTTCGGATCGGTCTGGAGCTGCTCGACGGGGCCGACCTCCTCGACGCCTCGCTCGATCGGATCGCCGCGAAGGCTCCTCTCGACCCGGGGCCCTGA
- a CDS encoding lipopolysaccharide kinase InaA family protein, translated as MSPPQATPSDSLLHRLTRGTRWAWRSPSHGDRLPPDLDAIVMQIQSDDRLHAKQGRSTCRVRFDAPSGPLTVYLKRHYQLPWPTRIAALMHPNGRHSPAGAEWRHLHRGRELGLLVPNPVAAGESIGPWGRVQSYLMVEELTGFLPLHEAIPVLKDRLDPSAFATWKRRLISGMAELTARLHQARTFHKDLYLCHYYVDIERSDSPLYLIDLHRLASHSLSSFWWRWKDLAQLLFSTFDVEGIDDRDRLRFWLRYRQRMNLRWPELDARVIQARADRYHAHNLKKVRGG; from the coding sequence ATGAGTCCACCGCAAGCCACTCCCTCCGACTCCCTGCTTCATCGCCTGACGCGAGGCACCCGCTGGGCCTGGCGATCGCCGAGCCACGGCGACCGCTTGCCGCCCGACCTCGACGCGATCGTGATGCAGATCCAGTCCGACGACCGGCTCCACGCCAAGCAAGGCCGCTCGACCTGTCGCGTCCGGTTCGATGCCCCCAGCGGCCCACTCACCGTCTACCTGAAGCGGCATTACCAGCTTCCCTGGCCGACCCGAATCGCCGCTCTCATGCATCCCAACGGCCGCCACTCTCCCGCCGGGGCCGAGTGGCGCCACCTGCACCGAGGGCGAGAACTGGGCCTCCTCGTTCCCAATCCCGTCGCCGCGGGCGAATCGATTGGGCCCTGGGGACGCGTGCAAAGTTACTTGATGGTTGAGGAACTGACCGGCTTCCTTCCCCTTCACGAAGCCATCCCCGTCCTGAAGGATCGCCTTGATCCCTCGGCCTTCGCCACCTGGAAACGACGGCTCATCAGCGGCATGGCCGAACTGACCGCGCGTCTTCACCAGGCCCGCACGTTCCACAAAGATCTGTATCTTTGCCATTATTACGTTGACATTGAGCGAAGCGATTCCCCCCTCTACCTCATCGACCTCCACCGCCTTGCCTCTCACTCCTTATCGAGCTTCTGGTGGCGTTGGAAAGATCTGGCGCAACTGCTCTTTTCCACCTTCGACGTTGAGGGGATCGACGACCGCGACCGGCTTCGCTTCTGGCTCCGCTATCGCCAAAGGATGAATCTGCGTTGGCCCGAACTCGACGCTCGCGTTATCCAGGCTCGGGCCGATCGCTATCACGCGCACAATCTCAAGAAGGTTCGCGGTGGCTAA